A stretch of the Notolabrus celidotus isolate fNotCel1 chromosome 3, fNotCel1.pri, whole genome shotgun sequence genome encodes the following:
- the LOC117810678 gene encoding guanylyl cyclase-activating protein 2-like, translated as MELLMIIYKIKKGSVPDESGAVILTSEQVCQRIFQEVDVNNDGQITLEEFVEGAQRSAWLQGFLKLDINPNGYVQKYMCDRKLEAGKDS; from the exons ATGGAGTTATTAATG ATAATCTACAAGATAAAGAAGGGGTCCGTGCCCGATGAATCAGGGGCGGTGATCCTCACTTCCGAGCAGGTGTGCCAGCGCATCTTTCAAGAGGTGGATGTGAACAACGATG gtCAGATCACCCTGGAGGAGTTTGTGGAGGGGGCTCAGAGGAGTGCGTGGCTGCAGGGCTTCCTAAAACTTGATATCAATCCCAATGGATATGTCCAGAAGTACATGTGTGACCGGAAGCTGGAAGCTGGCAAGGACTCATGA